The genomic window CGCTGGGTAACCATGCACGGATTTGCATTAAATGTAAATGTCGATTTAGGTTACTTTGATAATATTATTCCATGTGGAATTAGAGGTAAAGGGGTTACATCCTTAAATGTTGAACTTGGCGTTGAAAAAGTTGACGAAGGCGAAGTAAAAGCAAAGATTTTAAAACATTTAAAGGATTTGTTCGAAGCCGAAATAGTTTAATCATAAAAGCAAAAAAGACTTATCAAATTCAAGATAAGTCTTTTTTTTATTGAAAGAAATCGAGTTCTAATTGTTCAGGAAGAAGTCTAAAACTCATTCTGTGGTATTTTGTTGTACCGAATTTTTTTATTGCCTCGCGGTGCTCTCTAGTTGGATATCCTTTGTTTTGTTTCCAGTTATACATGGGAAATTCTTCATGAATTTGATCCATGTATTCGTCACGATATGTTTTAGCTAAAATGGAAGCTGCTGCGATACTTAAATACTTTCCATCACCTTTAATAATACTTTGATTCGGAATAGATTTTAGCAATGTAATTTCGTCGTTAGAAAATTGTCTTCCAAAAGTATTTTTAAGGCCGAGTTTAGCATTCAAAGCTCGGTTTCCATCTACAATAATAAATTCTGGGACATGTTTTAATTTTAAGATACATTCCTGCATTCCTTTCATTGAAGCATTTAGAATATTTATCTCATCAATTTCATCTGGAAGCAAATGAGTTACAGCAAAACAGATTGCTTCTTTTTCTATAATTGGTCTTAAAAGTGCTCTTGTTTTTTCAGACAATTGTTTACTGTCATTCAAAAGTATATTCTCAAAATCTGCAGGAAGAATTATAGCTGCTGCAGTAACCGGTCCGGCTAGGCATCCTCTGCCAGCTTCATCTGTTCCAGTTTCTAAAACAAATCCTGAATAATTTTTTTCGAGCATTTTTATTTTTTTAAAACGCAAATATTATGATTTTTTGAAAATTGACCTAAAAGGAAGTCTTAAAAAATAGCAAAAATTTAATCGTTAGATGCGTTTAAACAAATATGAAAAAGTATCAAATTACATTTTTTAGGAACGCTCGGGAAAAAAAGAAAACAAAAGACAAAAAAATTACTAAAGAAAATCTCCTTCATTTACTTTTTAACAAGATAAGAATTGTAAAAAACGCGGTTAGTCGTTTAAGGTTTGAATTTGTTACAGTCATAAAGTGTTAATTATATGTTAAAAAAAATAAATTATCAAGAAACGGCTTTTTGGTTATTTTGTTGAAAATAACTAGGTGTAACGAGGAAATCGTTGAATTATTTGTTGCAAATGTTAGGTAAACACTAAATAAATATTAAAATTTGTTAAGAAACCGTTTGCTCTTTTAATAAAAAATTAAGATTTTTGCCAACTACTAATTCAAAATAAATAAAAATGAAATTAAAATTACAATGGATTTTTTTCTTTTTACTAACATTATCAATGCATTTGATGATGGCGCAAGAAAGAAACATTAAGGGAATTGTAACAGATGCGAGTGGTCCTGCTCCAGGAGTAAATGTAACTGTTCAGGGTTCAAAACAGGGCGTTCAAACTGATTTTGATGGAACATATTTAGTAAAAGCACAAACAGGAGACATACTTATTTTTTCTTTTATAGGAATGGAAGAAAAAAGGGTTACTGTTGGGACTTCAAATCAGATTGATGTAGCTATGATCTCAGCATCTAAGACTCTTGAGGAAGTAGTGATTGTAGCTTATGGTAGACAAAAAGCTAAGTCTATCGTAGGATCAGTTGCAATATTAGGTTCTGATGTTCTTCTAAAACAACAAGCAACAAACGTTATGACTGCATTACAAGGTAGTGTTGCAGGGGTAAATATTATTGCGGCTGGTGGTATGCCAGGTGAAAATCCAACGATTCGTATTAGAGGTGTGAATTCTATTAATGCTTCGGCAGAACCATTAATTGTTTTGGATGGAGCTCCTTACAGTGGAAATATTAACTCTATAAGTGCTGATCAAATAGAATCAATGACTGTTTTGAAAGATGCGTCTTCTACTGCATTGTATGGTTCAAGGGGAGCTAATGGTGTAATCTTAATTACTACGAAGAGAGGTAAATTTGATTCAGCTCCAAAAGTGAATTTTACAACAACTGTTGGTTTTGCTGATAATGCAGTGCCTTTGCATAAGCGTGTTAGTACTGATGATTATATGAAATTAAATTGGGAAGCAATTAGAAATTCAAACCAATATGTTAGTGGGCAAACTGCAGCAACAGCGGGTGTGAATGCGTCTAATAGTTTAATATCTTCTATAGGTTATAATCCATATGGTGTTGCTAATCCTGTTGATGCTAACGGTAATTTAGTTACGACTAATAAATTGTGGGATACTGATTGGGAAGGTCTAATGTTGAATAATGCTGCAGTAAGATCAGAACATACTTTATCTTTTTCTGGGGGTAGTTCAAGTACAAGATATAATTTTACTTCAAACTATTTGTCTCAAGAAGGAAATGTTGTTACATCAAAATTTGAAAGAATAAACTCTAGATTAACTGTTGATACTAAGATTAATAACTGGATGAAGGCTGGTGTTACAATGTTTTATTCTACATCAAAACAAAATTTCCCTTCACAAAGTGGTTCTAGTTTTCAAAGTTCTATTCAGTGGATTTATAATGTTCCGTCTATTTATCCAGTATATAGACATGATGCAAGTGGTAACTTAGTTTATGATGGAAATGGAAACAAAATCTACGATTATGGAGGAGGTGTAGTTGGACAAAGTGTAAACGCGACAAGACCAACTTTTAATAATGAAAATGCTTATGGTTCGCTATATATGTATAAAGTAGGATATGATAGAGATAGCTATACTGCTAATGGTTATTTAGAGTTCAATATCACAAAAGATTTAACTTTTAAAACTAACTTAGCTTATGATAAATACCTATATGATTCTTATAATTATGCAAGTAATGAAGTAGGTTATGCATCAAGTGTTGGAGGGCGTGTAACTCAGAACAGAAATATAACAACAGGAGTGAATTTTATTAATAGTTTAAACTATAAGAAAACTTTCGGGAAGCATGGTTTCAATGCAGATTTAATTCAGGAGGCATACCAGTTTAAATTAGATGCAATGGGAGCTCAAGGAGAAGGTTTTTTACCAGGTGTTTATGTTTTAGGGGGTAGTACAAATCCAACATCAGTTTCTGGATATATTTCAGAAGAGCGTATTTCTAGTTATTTAGGCCGTTTAGCATATAATTATGATGAGAGATATTTCATTGAAGGTTCTTTCAGAAGAGATGGTTCTTCTAGATTTAATAGTGATGTTAGATGGGGTAGCTTTTATGCTGTCGGAGGATCATGGTTGATTTCTGAGGAAAATTTCCTTAAAAATAATAAAGTAATTAGTGAATTAAAATTAAGAGGATCTTATGGTGAATTAGGTAACCGTAGTACTCTTAATAGTGATGGTACAGATAATTTTTTCCCATACCAACAATTATTTGACACAGGTTGGAATGAGGGAGATAATACTGGTGTTGTATTAGGAAGTGCAGTTGACCCATTCTTAACTTGGGAAAAAAACAAGACTACAGATATTGGATTAGATTTTGGTTTATTTAATAATAGAATTACAGCTACGGTGGATTATTATGATAAAAAATCAAAAGATTTGATATACAATAAGCCGTTACCAGGATCTACAGGTAATACAGGGGTAACAACAAATGTTGGAGGTCTGAGAAATTACGGATGGGAATTTGCTGTGAATACTAGAAATATCGAAACTAAAAATTTTGTTTGGAATACTAATATAAACGTATCTACAAATAAGAATGAAATAACAGAGTTGACTCAAACAAGCTTTATTAGCGGAACTAAACGTTGGGAAGTTGGTAAGTCAATGTATGATTTTTATATTCAAGAGTGGGCTGGTGTAGATCCAGCAACAGGTTACGGAATGTGGTATAAAGATGTTTTAGGTACTGATGGTAAACCAACAGGTGAGCGTGAAACAACAACGGTTTATGCTCAAGCAACTAGATACGATATTGGAAAATCATCATTACCTGATTTTGTGGGAGGTATGACGAATTATTTCAGATACAAAAATCTTGATTTGAATATTTTGTTCAATTTTAGCGTTGGTTCTTATGTATACGATAGTTCTTATGCAAGTTTGCAGGCAGGCTATAAGAGTGCGGGTAGAGCAGTTAGTGTAGATGCGTTAAATAGATGGCAAGCGCCTGGAGATGTTACAGATGTACCGTTATTATTAGCTTCGAATAATGATTTTAATTCACAATCAACTCGATTCTTGTTCAAAAATGATTATGTAAGATTAAAAGCATTGAATTTTGGTTATAATTTTCCAAGTAGTTTAATTGAAAAAGTTAATTTATCAAAATTACGTTTATATTTCCAAGGAGATAATTTATTGACTTTCCAATCTCATAAAGGGATTGATCCTGAGCAAAACTTTGCTGGTACTACTGATAGTAGATCATACAACTTAAGAGTTATGTCATTTGGTTTAAATGTAGAATTTTAATATAAAAAAAAGATGAAGAAAAATATTATATCAAAAGTAGTTATTGCTTTTATGGCAATAATGATGCTGGTGGGATGTAGTGAGGAGTTTTTAGACGAACCAAAACCTACACAGGGTGTTCCTGAGACTGTAATTTTTGCATCACGTGACGGAGTTGAAGCCTTTATTTCTGGTATTATGAGTAGATTCAGAGGACAATATACATCTACTGATGCTGCAGGATTGAATTCAATTTTCTTTGCTAGATCAGTAAAAGGAAATGATTTAATCCAAACTGATAACTGGTTTGGTTTTGATTATGCTAATGATAATAGAGAGCCTACATACAGAAGAACAACTTTTTCTTGGAACTATTCTTTCTATATGGTAAATCAAGCAAATTCATTGATTAATGGTGTAGAAAAAAGTACAGCTCTTACTGAGGCTGATAAGGTTGAATTAGCTGCCTATGGTTATGCATTAAGAGGTTTCTTTTATCATCAATTGGTTTTAGAGTTTTGTCCAACCTATGCAGCTGATACAAGTTTTCCTGCTCCGCCTATTTATACTGAATTGTCTCAAACAGGTAACCCAATGTCAACGGTAGGGGAAGTATATGATTTTATTGTTTCTGATTTGCAAAAAGCAGTAGCTGGATTAAAAGATACAAGATTAGGAAAAACTTATATTAATAAGCCTGTTGCGAATGCTATTTTGGCTCAGGTTTATCAAGCAATGGGAAATAAATGGCCAGAGGCTGAAGCTGCAGCTAAAGCGGCTTACGGTGGAAATCCAACAGCAGTTTTAAACGCCGCTCAATATAGTACAGGATTTGATAATGTTGACAATACAGAATGGTTATGGGGAAGTGCTAATCGTTCTGATCAAAGTAACTATTATTTTAATGCTCCGGCTTCGATGATGGATCACTTGACAACTTCATACTCTGCAACATATATTAATAATGATTTTGTAAATTTATTTTCTGCTACTGATGTTAGAAGAAGATTTCAAAGAAAGAGTGCTTCAATAACGAGTACAGCTGATTTCAGATATTGGATATCTACTAAATTTAAATTTACTTTTGAGGGTGATAATCCAATCATTAGAACTCCAGAAATGATATTGATCGAAGCTGAGGCTAAATATAGACAAGGTTTAACAGCTGATGCTCACACTTTATTATACGCTTTGCAAAAAAACAGAGATGTTAATGCTGTTAAGTCTACTAATACTGGAAATGATTTATTAAATGAAATTTTAGTTGAAAGAAGAAAAGAACTTTACGGAGAATGTGGTGTTGAATGGTTTGATGCTAAGCGTTTGAGAAGAGCTATTACTAGAACTGGTAATCATAGAATTGGTGCTGCTGGAAATTTAGCAGTAGATGATAAAAAATTCTTCTTGAAAATTCCTCAAGCTGAAATTGATGCTAATGAATTTATCGATGGTTCGGTAAACGACGGACGATAATTCTTTTAGTTAATTTAATAATAAAGCCGAGTTTGTTTTTCAAACTCGGCTTTATCTTTTTACATTTGCAGGATATATTTATCTAAATTATGAAGCATTTAGCAAGAAGTTTATTTTTATTCGGTTTTTGTTTATTTTCAACTTTATTATTTTCTCAAGTAAAACCAGCTCCTAAAAATAATTTAGATATGAATACGGAATATTCAAGTATAACGGATACCGTAAAAAAGAAGAAAGCTAAAATCGCCACAATAGATCAGTATAAAATTATTACGCTGGAGCACGATACTATTTATGCAGATACTTCACTGACGATTAAAAGTGCTTACAGACAAAATCATCTTAGAAAAGATCTTTTTGGGTATCAGGAATTTTCAAATATAGGACAGCCTTTAAATACTTTACAATATAGTTTAACCAATTTTTCTCCATATCCAGAAATAGGGTTTAACGGAAAACATTTTAATTACATCCAGGCAGATCAAATTCGCTATTATTCTGCAGCAACGCCTTTTACAGAATTGTTTTTTAATACAACCATTAATAAAGGACAAAATGTAGATTCTTTTATCACGTTAAACGTTTCAAAAAATCTAAACTTTTCGATTGCTTACAGAGGTTTAAGGTCTGAAGGCGATTACAATAACCAATTGGTCAGCGCTGGGAATTTTAGATTTACAACCAGTTACGCCACAACAAGCAGACGTTACGCTATTAATGCACATTATACCTTTCAAGATGTTTTAAATGAAGAAAACGGGGGAATAACAAATGACGCTAATTTTGAAAGCGATAATCAAGATTACAAAAACCGACAAAGATTACAGGTATATTTAACAGATGCGGAGTCTTTACTAAAAGGAAGAAGATTGTTTTTTGATCACGCTTTTCGAATAAATCCAACAAGCGGCAATAATAATTTGTATGTAACGCATCAATTTAATTATGAAAATAAAGGTTATGAATACAAACAGCCAACAGTACTTTCGACTGTAACTGATAGTGATAATAACAGTTTTCGTGTGGCGCGTTTTGGAGATTCTTATGCTGCAAGTGCTATTAATGATCAAACAAAATATGAAAGACTTTATAATAAAGCGGGACTTGCTTATGAGAATTCACTTTTAGGAAAGTTCAATTTTTTTATTGATGATTACAGGTCAAATTATAAATATGAAAGATTAATTATTGATAGCGATGGAAAAGCTGTTCCAGATAATTTGTTTTTACAATTTAATAATGTCGGCGGGCAGTATGAATACCAAAAGAATAAATGGAATGGTAGATTCTTATATTCTAGATCAATTACAAATCAGTCTCTTTCAGATTTAGATGCTAAGTTACGATACGATTTAAATGATAAAATTAAATTTGATTTTAGATATCGTAATATCAATAAACTGCCAAACAATAATTACAATTTGTACCAAAGCAGCTGGATAGAATACAACTGGTCAAATGATTTTAAAAATGAAAAAATCAATTCTCTTAGTGCAGAAATTCAGACACCTTGGTTAACAGGACAGGTTCAATATACAGTGTTGAAAGATCACTTATATTTTACAGATGATGCAACAGATGAACAGAAAGCAGGAAATATTCAAATCGTTAAACCATTTCAATACGGAAACGTTATTAATTATTTGGAAATAAAAGCAAGTAGAGAATTTAAATTTGGTCCTTTCGCGTTAGATAACACACTTTTATATCAAAAAGTAGATCAGTCAGATTTAATCTTAAATGTTCCAGATTTTGTAACCAGAAATACATTTTATTATTCAGGTTACTTTTTTAAGAAAGCACTATATCTTCAAACAGGACTTGTTTTTAATTATCTTACCAAGTATTATGGAGATGATTATAATCCAGTTATTGCTGAATTTTTTGTACAGCAGGATAAAAAAATTGGAGGTTTTGCAACATTCGATTTTTTCGTAAATGCTAGAATTCGCCAAACGAGATTTTATTTAAAAGCAGAACATTTTAATGCTGCTTTTTCGCAAAGTAATTATTACGCAGCGCCAAGCAATCCTTATCGTGATTTTGTACTGCGTTTTGGTTTAGTTTGGAATTTCTTCCAGTAAAAAACTTACTTTCATTTAGAACCACATATTAAACTTAAATAAAAATGGACTTTTCAAAGAATATTTTAGAAACAATTGGTAACACACCATTGGTAAAGCTCAACAAAATTGTTGCTGAAATTGATGCGTTAGTATTAGCAAAAGTCGAAACCTTTAATCCGGGTAATTCTGTAAAAGACAGAATGGCGGTAAAAATGATTGAAGATGCTGAAGCTGACGGCCGATTAAAACCTGGAGGAACTATTATTGAAGGAACTTCTGGAAATACAGGAATGGGACTTGCCCTTGTGGCAATTATAAAAGGATATAAATTAATCTGCGTAATCTCTGATAAACAGTCAAAAGAGAAGATGGATATTCTTCGTGCTGTTGGCGCAAAAGTTGTTGTTTGCCCGACAGATGTAGAGCCTACAGATCCTCGTTCGTATTACTCAGTTTCAAAGCGTCTGGCAGAAGAAACACCAAATTCATGGTACGTAAATCAATATGATAATTTGTCCAATTCATTGGCACATTACGAGCAGACTGGACCAGAAATCTGGAAACAAACTGATGGAAAAATTACACATTTTGTTGTTGGTGTTGGAACTGGAGGAACAATTTCAGGAGTTGGAAAGTATTTAAAAGAGAAAAATCCAAACATTAAAATCTGGGGAATTGATACTTACGGTTCTGTTTTTAAAAAATACCACGAAACAGGAATTTTTGATGAAAACGAAATCTATTCTTATATAACAGAAGGGATTGGAGAAGATATTTTACCTAAAAATGTCGACTTTTCTTTAATCGATGGTTTTACAAAAGTAACAGACAAAGATGCAGCTGTTTACACAAGAAAAATTGCGCTAGAAGAAGCGATCTTTGTTGGAAACTCAGCTGGAGCATGTATTAAGGGTTTATTACAGTTAAAAGATCAATTTAAGCCAGATGATGTTGTCGTAGTTCTATTTCACGATTCTGGAAGCCGTTACGTGGGTAAAATGTTTAATGACGATTGGATGCGTGAGCGTGGTTTCTTAGAAGAAAATATCACAAAAGCAGAAGATGTGATTAAAGATCATATTGACAAAGAATTAATTGTTGTTCGTACAGAAGAATTGGTTTCGCATGCAATTGAGCGTATGCGTAAATATAAAATCTCACAAATTCCAGTTGTAGACATAAATGGTTTTGTGGGTTCTGTTGATGAAACTGATTTATTTAGAAGTTATGTTGCAGATAAAAATGTAGCCGAAAAACCAATTAAAGATGTAATGGGAAAACCTTTCCCAATAGTAAAATTAGGAACACCAATCGAGGAAGTTTCTAAACTTTTCAGCAAAGAAAACGATGCTGTTTTAATTGATTTAGGAAACGGCCAGCATCACATTATTACAAAATATGATATTATTGGCTCTATAAAATAAGCCTTTACCAATAAAACTTATCCATAAATCTGATTGTCTTACAATTAGATTTGTGGATTTGTCTTTTTAAAAATATAAAATGAATTTTACAGCTATTGATTT from Flavobacterium fluviale includes these protein-coding regions:
- a CDS encoding SusC/RagA family TonB-linked outer membrane protein; amino-acid sequence: MAQERNIKGIVTDASGPAPGVNVTVQGSKQGVQTDFDGTYLVKAQTGDILIFSFIGMEEKRVTVGTSNQIDVAMISASKTLEEVVIVAYGRQKAKSIVGSVAILGSDVLLKQQATNVMTALQGSVAGVNIIAAGGMPGENPTIRIRGVNSINASAEPLIVLDGAPYSGNINSISADQIESMTVLKDASSTALYGSRGANGVILITTKRGKFDSAPKVNFTTTVGFADNAVPLHKRVSTDDYMKLNWEAIRNSNQYVSGQTAATAGVNASNSLISSIGYNPYGVANPVDANGNLVTTNKLWDTDWEGLMLNNAAVRSEHTLSFSGGSSSTRYNFTSNYLSQEGNVVTSKFERINSRLTVDTKINNWMKAGVTMFYSTSKQNFPSQSGSSFQSSIQWIYNVPSIYPVYRHDASGNLVYDGNGNKIYDYGGGVVGQSVNATRPTFNNENAYGSLYMYKVGYDRDSYTANGYLEFNITKDLTFKTNLAYDKYLYDSYNYASNEVGYASSVGGRVTQNRNITTGVNFINSLNYKKTFGKHGFNADLIQEAYQFKLDAMGAQGEGFLPGVYVLGGSTNPTSVSGYISEERISSYLGRLAYNYDERYFIEGSFRRDGSSRFNSDVRWGSFYAVGGSWLISEENFLKNNKVISELKLRGSYGELGNRSTLNSDGTDNFFPYQQLFDTGWNEGDNTGVVLGSAVDPFLTWEKNKTTDIGLDFGLFNNRITATVDYYDKKSKDLIYNKPLPGSTGNTGVTTNVGGLRNYGWEFAVNTRNIETKNFVWNTNINVSTNKNEITELTQTSFISGTKRWEVGKSMYDFYIQEWAGVDPATGYGMWYKDVLGTDGKPTGERETTTVYAQATRYDIGKSSLPDFVGGMTNYFRYKNLDLNILFNFSVGSYVYDSSYASLQAGYKSAGRAVSVDALNRWQAPGDVTDVPLLLASNNDFNSQSTRFLFKNDYVRLKALNFGYNFPSSLIEKVNLSKLRLYFQGDNLLTFQSHKGIDPEQNFAGTTDSRSYNLRVMSFGLNVEF
- a CDS encoding pyridoxal-phosphate dependent enzyme — encoded protein: MDFSKNILETIGNTPLVKLNKIVAEIDALVLAKVETFNPGNSVKDRMAVKMIEDAEADGRLKPGGTIIEGTSGNTGMGLALVAIIKGYKLICVISDKQSKEKMDILRAVGAKVVVCPTDVEPTDPRSYYSVSKRLAEETPNSWYVNQYDNLSNSLAHYEQTGPEIWKQTDGKITHFVVGVGTGGTISGVGKYLKEKNPNIKIWGIDTYGSVFKKYHETGIFDENEIYSYITEGIGEDILPKNVDFSLIDGFTKVTDKDAAVYTRKIALEEAIFVGNSAGACIKGLLQLKDQFKPDDVVVVLFHDSGSRYVGKMFNDDWMRERGFLEENITKAEDVIKDHIDKELIVVRTEELVSHAIERMRKYKISQIPVVDINGFVGSVDETDLFRSYVADKNVAEKPIKDVMGKPFPIVKLGTPIEEVSKLFSKENDAVLIDLGNGQHHIITKYDIIGSIK
- a CDS encoding ribonuclease HII, with product MLEKNYSGFVLETGTDEAGRGCLAGPVTAAAIILPADFENILLNDSKQLSEKTRALLRPIIEKEAICFAVTHLLPDEIDEINILNASMKGMQECILKLKHVPEFIIVDGNRALNAKLGLKNTFGRQFSNDEITLLKSIPNQSIIKGDGKYLSIAAASILAKTYRDEYMDQIHEEFPMYNWKQNKGYPTREHREAIKKFGTTKYHRMSFRLLPEQLELDFFQ
- a CDS encoding RagB/SusD family nutrient uptake outer membrane protein; this translates as MKKNIISKVVIAFMAIMMLVGCSEEFLDEPKPTQGVPETVIFASRDGVEAFISGIMSRFRGQYTSTDAAGLNSIFFARSVKGNDLIQTDNWFGFDYANDNREPTYRRTTFSWNYSFYMVNQANSLINGVEKSTALTEADKVELAAYGYALRGFFYHQLVLEFCPTYAADTSFPAPPIYTELSQTGNPMSTVGEVYDFIVSDLQKAVAGLKDTRLGKTYINKPVANAILAQVYQAMGNKWPEAEAAAKAAYGGNPTAVLNAAQYSTGFDNVDNTEWLWGSANRSDQSNYYFNAPASMMDHLTTSYSATYINNDFVNLFSATDVRRRFQRKSASITSTADFRYWISTKFKFTFEGDNPIIRTPEMILIEAEAKYRQGLTADAHTLLYALQKNRDVNAVKSTNTGNDLLNEILVERRKELYGECGVEWFDAKRLRRAITRTGNHRIGAAGNLAVDDKKFFLKIPQAEIDANEFIDGSVNDGR
- a CDS encoding putative porin; the encoded protein is MKHLARSLFLFGFCLFSTLLFSQVKPAPKNNLDMNTEYSSITDTVKKKKAKIATIDQYKIITLEHDTIYADTSLTIKSAYRQNHLRKDLFGYQEFSNIGQPLNTLQYSLTNFSPYPEIGFNGKHFNYIQADQIRYYSAATPFTELFFNTTINKGQNVDSFITLNVSKNLNFSIAYRGLRSEGDYNNQLVSAGNFRFTTSYATTSRRYAINAHYTFQDVLNEENGGITNDANFESDNQDYKNRQRLQVYLTDAESLLKGRRLFFDHAFRINPTSGNNNLYVTHQFNYENKGYEYKQPTVLSTVTDSDNNSFRVARFGDSYAASAINDQTKYERLYNKAGLAYENSLLGKFNFFIDDYRSNYKYERLIIDSDGKAVPDNLFLQFNNVGGQYEYQKNKWNGRFLYSRSITNQSLSDLDAKLRYDLNDKIKFDFRYRNINKLPNNNYNLYQSSWIEYNWSNDFKNEKINSLSAEIQTPWLTGQVQYTVLKDHLYFTDDATDEQKAGNIQIVKPFQYGNVINYLEIKASREFKFGPFALDNTLLYQKVDQSDLILNVPDFVTRNTFYYSGYFFKKALYLQTGLVFNYLTKYYGDDYNPVIAEFFVQQDKKIGGFATFDFFVNARIRQTRFYLKAEHFNAAFSQSNYYAAPSNPYRDFVLRFGLVWNFFQ